Proteins from one Podospora pseudoanserina strain CBS 124.78 chromosome 1, whole genome shotgun sequence genomic window:
- the GH51 gene encoding Endoglucanase gh5-1 (EggNog:ENOG503NX55; CAZy:GH5; COG:G), translated as MKGSIIAGAVATLAAGAAAQAGAWAQCGGQNWSGATTCVSGHTCVFVNQWYSQCQPGAAPQPTTLATSTTRAATTSAAATPTLAPGKFKWFGTNQAGGEFGEKTYPGVWGTHFIFPDNNAIRTLINQGYNTFRVGFAMERLAQNGLTNSFDAGYLRNFTDSINFITNAGAYAVLDPHNYGRYFGNIITNTADFQTFWRNLATQFVNNHRVIFDTNNEYHTMSQDLVLQLNQAAINGIRAAGAKEQYIWVEGNSWSGAWTWNVTNTNLVALTDPENKIIYQMHQYLDSDGSGTAPACVNAQIGAQRVVGATAWLRANNKKGILGEFAGGPNDVCKQAVRGLLDHLKANSDVWQGALWWAGGPWWGDYMFSFEPPSGTGYVNYNNILREYI; from the exons ATGAAGGGCTCCATCATTGCCGGTGCCGTCGCCACTCTGGCGGCTGGCGCGGCTGCTCAAGCCGGTGCCTGGGCCCAGTGCGGCGGTCAGAACTGGTCTGGCGCGACGACCTGTGTCTCTGGGCACACTTGTGTCTTTGTCAACCAGTGGTACAGCCAGTGCCAACCCGGTGCTGCCCCTCAGCCAACGACCCTCGCGACATCGACCACCCGTGCTGCGACGACCTCGGCGGCTGCTACCCCTACCTTGGCCCCGGGCAAGTTCAAGTGGTTCGGTACCAACCAGGCTGGTGGCGAGTTTGGAGAGAAGACGTATCCTGGTGTTTGGGGGACGCATTTTATCTTTCCGGACAATAATGCCATCAGG ACACTGATTAACCAAGGCTACAACACCTTCCGCGTCGGCTTCGCCATGGAGCGTCTCGCCCAAAACGGCCTGACCAACTCGTTCGACGCGGGTTACCTCCGCAACTTCACCGACTCCATCaacttcatcaccaacgccgGCGCCTACGCCGTGCTCGACCCCCACAACTACGGCCGCTACTTCGGCAACATCATTACCAACACGGCCGACTTCCAGACCTTCTGGCGCAACCTCGCCACTCAGTTCGTGAACAACCACCGTGTTATTTTtgacaccaacaacgagTACCACACCATGTCCCAGGACCTGGTCCTCCAGCTCAACCAAGCCGCCATCAACGGCATCCGTGCAGCGGGCGCAAAGGAGCAGTACATCTGGGTCGAGGGCAACTCTTGGTCCGGAGCCTGGACTTGGAacgtcaccaacaccaaccttgTCGCGCTGACGGACCCGGAGAACAAGATTATCTACCAGATGCATCAGTACCTGGACTCTGACGGGTCGGGGACAGCGCCGGCGTGTGTGAATGCGCAGATCGGGGCgcagagggtggtgggcgcTACTGCCTGGTTGAGGGCGAACAACAAGAAGGGGATCCTGGGCGAGTTTGCTGGTGGGCCGAATGATGTGTGCAAGCAGGCCGTTAGGGGACTGCTGGATCACTTGAAGGCGAATAGTGATGTTTGGCAGGGGGCGTTGTGGTGGGCTGGGGGTCCGTGGTGGGGGGATTACATGTTTAGCTTTGAGCCGCCTAGTGGGACGGGGTATGTGAACTATAATAATATCTTGAGGGAGTATATTTAG
- a CDS encoding hypothetical protein (COG:G; EggNog:ENOG503P02N; MEROPS:MER0033198), translating to MFATIAVACLLLLLSPLETWGLSPRVKLSNGDHIGQVLDCGVSHWLGIRYAAPPLGELRFQPPVDPLPENGTQYAYEHGPICLPTGVLPNQNNEANYSEDCLFLDVYAPSRAHPVSKLPVFVYIQGGGFNANSHPRLNGTGLVKKSEMGIVVVTLNYRVGPWGFLVDGDKLTPNNGLRDQRQALKWVKKNIAQFGGDPDHVVLGGASAGASSIAWHLTAYGGRDQDLFHAGAGESAAWGHVITAKEARYQFQDLVVRIGCVSNSSEATLTCLRKKPYREIQMHGSGTPYPGQSLNPLFMWGPVIDYDMFSLPLIEAFKQGRFIKVPVIWGDDTNGGSIFTSPFTSTVAHSNRWMRTQYPFLTLRKLWLLNKAWKNRGKEQDRCPARDCWREQLSQVYGDMRYMCPNIYMSSAFPDHGFNNAWNYRWNVEDPDQIAAGLGVPHVSEISALFGPEYVLEPYISAPRTYREGELNGNAVDVIQKYWISFIKTFDPNTERAQGTARWEKFDSKKLSRLRFDTGGKTEMEYVGSELARRCTLLFDKIYPRRVGSGWTGW from the exons ATGTTCGCCACCATCGCCGTCgcctgcctcctcctgttgCTTTCTCCTCTCGAGACCTGGGGCCTTAGTCCCCGCGTCAAGCTCAGCAATGGGGACCACATCGGCCAGGTTCTCGATTGTGGTGTCTCCCACTGGTTGGGAATCCGATACGCCGCCCCTCCTCTTGGGGAACTTCGGTTCCAGCCCCCAGTTGACCCTCTTCCAGAGAACGGCACGCAATATGCCTACGAG CATGGTCCAATCTGCCTCCCAACTGGGGTTCTTCCCAATCAAAATAATGAGGCCAATTACTCCGAGGACTGTCTCTTCCTCGATGTTTACGCTCCCAGCAGAGCACACCCGGTGTCTAAACTGCCTGTCTTCGTCTACATTCAAGGTGGAGGGTTTAACGCGAactcccatcctcgcctGAACGGCACCGGCCTGGTCAAGAAGAGCGAGATGGGCATCGTTGTCGTCACTTTGAATTACCGAGTCGGCCCTTGGGGATTCCTCGTGGACGGCGACAAGCTAACTCCCAACAATGGATTGCGAGACCAACGACAAGCCTTGAAGTG GGTCAAGAAGAACATTGCCCAGTTTGGCGGTGACCCAGACCATGTTGTCCTCGGTGGTGCATCCGCCGGCGCCTCAAGTATCGCCTGGCACCTCACCGCATATGGCGGCCGTGATCAAGACCTTTTCCACGCTGGCGCCGGCGAGTCAGCGGCTTGGGGTCATGTTATCACCGCCAAAGAAGCCCGTTACCAGTTCCAAGATCTTGTCGTCCGCATCGGCTGCGTCAGCAACAGCTCGGAGGCTACACTCACCTGTCTACGCAAGAAGCCGTACCGAGAGATTCAGATGCATGGCTCTGGCACACCATACCCTGGCCAATCACTCAACCCCTTGTTTATGTGGGGACCCGTGATCGACTACGACATGTTCAGCCTACCTCTCATCGAAGCGTTCAAGCAAGGAAGGTTTATCAAGGTGCCAGTCATCTGGGGTGACGATACCAATGGTGGCAGCATCTTCACTTCTCCCTTCACCTCGACTGTCGCCCACAGCAATCGATGGATGAGGACCCAATACCCCTTTTTGACACTCAGAAAGTTGTGGTTGCTCAACAAGGCGTGGAAGAACagggggaaggagcaagaCAGATGCCCCGCAAGAGACTGTTGGAGAGAGCAGCTCAGCCAAGTCTACGGTGACATGCGCTACATGTGCCCTAACATCTACATGAGCTCTGCTTTCCCAGACCATGGCTTCAACAACGCGTGGAACTATCGTTGGAACGTCGAGGATCCCGACCAGATTGCAGCAGGACTCGGCGTCCCTCACGTCAGCGAGATATCTGCGTTGTTTGGACCAGAGTATGTTCTAGAGCCGTACATCAGTGCACCAAGAACGTATAGAGAGGGAGAGCTCAACGGAAACGCCGTTGATGTGATTCAGAAATACTGGATCAGCTTTATCAAGACATTTGATCCAAACACAGAGCGGGCCCAAGGAACGGCTCGATGGGAGAAATTTGACAGCAAGAAGCTTAGTCGGCTGCGGTTTGACACGGGAGGAAAGACTGAGATGGAGTATGTCGGCAGTGAACTTGCGAGGAGATGCACGCTTTTGTTCGACAAGATATATCCAAGACGGGTTGGAAGTGGATGGACCGGATGGTGA
- a CDS encoding hypothetical protein (EggNog:ENOG503PWPJ), with the protein MEHNELSTSSSTSSNNRQLAANMEAPMYQTYPQDAFAFGQWSNRPSFPPTFPASNPAAQFDGMWHDELQHPMTTYDMPTMFQTSDDVVWPMQEQPAGGFSQPSSASPVGYQGQDAEWSSIPSQDTGYTSGTWMSNEQIQPVPSPLSEAPSFNNYIFNHKTPSDYEPHSATSTAPFPSQSSFDTRESASPAASSAAPVSNPKGKGKGKAAVTKPSKKGTEASSKSRGTKRKSPAPSTKSTSSYNSKPPPPFLGIFPPDVDPREASAKVQREAWERCKNEAMVMSQRRLLLLHHERGALERETQKLQENLALMREAAAREHRQLKEAVKKAERLDARGYY; encoded by the exons ATGGAACACAACGAGCTTTCAACTTCATCTTCCACTTCATCAAACAACAGACAGCTGGCCGCAAACATGGAG GCTCCAATGTATCAAACATATCCCCAGGACGCCTTTGCCTTTGGCCAGTGGTCCAACAGGCCAAGCTTCCCCCCGACGTTTCCAGCATCGAATCCCGCCGCACAGTTCGACGGAATGTGGCACGATGAACTACAGCACCCGATGACAACCTACGACATGCCAACAATGTTCCAAACATCCGATGACGTCGTCTGGCCCATGCAAGAGCAGCCTGCTGGAGGCTTCTCCCAGCCGTCGTCCGCATCTCCCGTTGGATATCAAGGACAAGACGCAGAGTGGAGCTCGATACCATCACAAGACACCGGCTACACTTCAGGAACCTGGATGTCAAACGAACAGATCCAGCCGGTGCCGTCTCCCCTGTCAGAAGCCCCATCATTTAACAACTacatcttcaaccacaaGACACCCAGCGACTACGAACCTCACtcggccacctccaccgcccctttcccatcccagaGCTCCTTTGACACTCGGGAGTCGGCCTCGCCCGCCGCTAGCAGCGCAGCCCCAGTTTCAAACCCTaaaggcaaaggcaaaggaaAGGCCGCCgtcaccaaaccctccaagaAGGGCACAGAAGCCTCATCCAAATCCCGgggaacaaaaagaaaatctcCCGCTCCGTCCACAAAATCCACCTCAAGTTACAAcagcaagccaccaccaccatttcTGGGCATCTTTCCTCCCGATGTCGACCCCCGGGAGGCTTCAGCCAAGGTGCAACGCGAAGCATGGGAGAGGTGCAAGAACGAGGCCATGGTCATGTCGCAAAGACGGCTCCTGCTATTGCACCACGAGCGTGGTGCATTAGAGCGGGAGACACAGAAATTGCAAGAGAACCTTGCCTTGATGAGAGAAGCAGCTGCGAGGGAACACAGGCAACTGAAGGAAGCTgtgaagaaggccgagaggTTGGACGCGAGGGGGTATTACTGA